Proteins from one bacterium genomic window:
- a CDS encoding methyltransferase domain-containing protein: MNLDIRPDVGADIIHDLQEFPYPIPDNEFDLVEADHVLEHLRDPFPVMRELHRITKNGGLVVIRTPHFSRGFSHPEHQRGFDVSFPLYFQPRFKGGYQGVEFELKEVRLTWFAQTYLKRAALSPAQYYLGVGLGGIFSFLAGLSPYACSRLWCFWVGGFEEVMFRLAVKKDE; this comes from the coding sequence GTGAACCTCGATATTCGCCCGGACGTGGGCGCGGATATCATCCACGACCTCCAGGAATTTCCTTACCCGATTCCCGACAACGAGTTCGACCTGGTAGAAGCCGACCACGTCCTGGAGCACCTGCGTGATCCATTCCCAGTGATGCGAGAACTTCACCGAATCACGAAAAATGGCGGCCTGGTCGTCATCCGCACCCCGCACTTCTCCAGGGGCTTTAGCCATCCGGAACATCAGCGGGGATTCGATGTGTCTTTTCCCCTCTACTTTCAGCCCCGATTCAAGGGGGGCTACCAGGGAGTCGAGTTCGAGTTGAAGGAAGTTCGCCTGACCTGGTTTGCCCAAACGTATCTGAAGAGGGCTGCGCTATCTCCCGCGCAGTATTACCTCGGCGTAGGGCTCGGCGGCATCTTTTCGTTTCTCGCCGGCCTCTCGCCTTACGCGTGTTCCCGGCTGTGGTGCTTCTGGGTCGGCGGCTTCGAAGAAGTTATGTTTCGCCTTGCGGTCAAGAAAGACGAGTAG
- a CDS encoding Tad domain-containing protein, giving the protein MFLIVGTFLVLLLFVGMATDFGILLRHRRAMQNACDSSVLAGAQDLKSTTRSATTTAQTYAQRDLTENSIVWNANNFSAQTQDKNGNATGTNPVRLWASYQLPVPLFFLAYAAPSVTVRVQCAAEIVPAGTASLYPLGMNFNTFNTFWTQNNGCTTAGQAGCFAGCPLIGAPLGNAPAACATDYQLSVGTSGGGQQQWGSGNSGTLQMVNTTACGTQSTGAAVFACVLGNGSGNTSSTSTPPPPYCTTPAPTGLNYPNGGWNACSIVSPQTGVTLGTTPQGNNTFGTGIKGGIGYICQNYANPYPGPTSGKTWVIALPLINPNAFTAVNGSSQSVDIVAFANFELDCPAMNNGATLSGNSPFILGRFVQWICDTCVAGNPNGVDTGVETIILVQ; this is encoded by the coding sequence GTGTTCCTCATCGTCGGCACGTTTCTCGTCCTTCTGCTCTTTGTCGGGATGGCGACCGACTTCGGGATTTTGCTGCGTCACCGGAGGGCCATGCAGAACGCCTGCGACTCCTCCGTACTGGCGGGCGCGCAAGATCTGAAGAGCACCACCCGGTCGGCGACTACGACGGCGCAGACGTACGCTCAGCGCGACCTAACCGAGAACAGCATCGTGTGGAACGCGAACAATTTCTCCGCGCAGACCCAAGATAAGAACGGCAACGCCACCGGCACCAACCCCGTCCGCCTCTGGGCCTCCTACCAGTTGCCCGTGCCGCTGTTCTTCCTCGCTTATGCCGCCCCGTCAGTGACGGTGCGGGTGCAATGCGCCGCGGAGATCGTTCCTGCCGGGACCGCCAGTTTGTACCCGCTTGGGATGAACTTCAACACGTTCAACACATTTTGGACCCAGAACAACGGCTGCACCACCGCGGGGCAAGCCGGCTGTTTTGCCGGATGCCCGTTGATCGGGGCACCACTCGGTAACGCCCCCGCCGCGTGTGCCACGGATTATCAATTAAGCGTCGGCACCTCCGGAGGCGGCCAGCAGCAATGGGGATCAGGAAACAGCGGCACACTACAGATGGTCAATACTACCGCGTGCGGCACCCAGAGCACCGGAGCGGCAGTCTTCGCCTGCGTGCTCGGCAATGGGAGTGGCAACACGTCCTCAACGAGCACGCCGCCGCCGCCCTATTGTACGACGCCGGCTCCTACGGGCCTGAATTACCCCAACGGAGGATGGAATGCTTGTTCCATCGTCTCACCACAAACAGGTGTGACATTGGGTACCACCCCTCAGGGGAATAACACCTTTGGCACGGGCATCAAGGGCGGCATTGGGTACATTTGTCAAAATTATGCCAACCCGTATCCGGGACCGACGTCTGGGAAGACGTGGGTGATCGCCTTGCCGCTCATCAACCCGAACGCTTTCACGGCAGTGAACGGATCAAGTCAGTCGGTGGACATCGTCGCATTTGCCAACTTCGAACTCGACTGTCCCGCGATGAACAATGGCGCGACGCTCAGTGGAAACAGCCCGTTTATCCTGGGACGGTTCGTCCAATGGATATGCGATACGTGCGTGGCAGGCAATCCCAATGGCGTGGATACCGGAGTGGAGACCATCATCCTCGTTCAGTAG
- the truA gene encoding tRNA pseudouridine(38-40) synthase TruA, translating into MRTVKLIVEYDGAGFCGWQRQRGSAAEGAPSVQATLERAVAEIAGETVPVIGAGRTDAGVHALGQVASLVTSSRIPASRFPAALNAHLPPDVRVVAAEDAPDGFHARYDATARTYQYEILNRPGPPALLRGLVHHVPEPLDVAVMRRAVAALAGRHDFVAYRGAGSDTRTTICLVRAVAVEPADGAALFPPPRVRIVITADRFLRHMVRMITGTLIRVGLGRLPEQAVGEFLADPDNRRTGPTAPPHGLYLVRVDY; encoded by the coding sequence GTGCGGACGGTCAAGCTGATCGTCGAGTACGACGGCGCCGGGTTCTGCGGCTGGCAGCGGCAGCGCGGATCCGCCGCGGAGGGCGCCCCGTCCGTGCAGGCGACGCTCGAGCGGGCCGTCGCGGAGATCGCGGGCGAAACGGTGCCCGTGATCGGCGCGGGCCGCACCGACGCCGGCGTGCATGCCCTCGGGCAGGTGGCGAGTCTTGTGACGTCGAGCCGCATCCCCGCATCACGGTTCCCCGCGGCCCTCAACGCGCATCTGCCGCCGGACGTGCGTGTCGTCGCGGCCGAAGACGCGCCGGACGGGTTCCACGCGCGGTATGACGCGACCGCGCGCACCTATCAGTACGAAATCCTCAACCGGCCAGGACCGCCGGCGCTGCTGCGCGGGCTGGTCCATCACGTGCCCGAGCCGCTCGACGTCGCCGTGATGCGGCGGGCGGTCGCGGCGCTGGCCGGCCGTCATGATTTTGTCGCCTACCGCGGCGCCGGCTCCGATACCCGGACGACGATCTGCTTGGTCCGCGCGGTCGCGGTCGAGCCGGCGGACGGAGCCGCGCTGTTCCCGCCTCCGCGCGTGCGGATCGTCATCACGGCGGACCGATTCTTACGGCATATGGTCCGCATGATCACGGGAACGCTGATCCGCGTCGGGCTCGGCCGGCTTCCGGAGCAAGCGGTGGGAGAATTCCTCGCCGACCCGGACAACCGGCGGACCGGCCCGACGGCGCCGCCGCACGGCCTCTACCTCGTCCGGGTCGACTACTGA
- a CDS encoding TadE/TadG family type IV pilus assembly protein codes for MRNQRGQSTVELVLLMPLLLVLVFLIFEVGRLFGSWLLITNAAREGARFAAVSCVPTNSAGLGTTCPTGTDPTSLIEQQVQQSAQFLAVQTTTACTFSGNTISVPSGNTSCVAVTYTADSGGNGDGVVTVRVAYQVQTLMPITGTIPFLGTVNYPGSLLVTATSSMRLEQ; via the coding sequence ATGAGGAATCAGCGAGGCCAGTCTACGGTCGAGCTCGTGCTGCTCATGCCGTTGTTGCTGGTCTTGGTCTTTCTCATCTTCGAGGTCGGCCGGCTATTCGGGTCGTGGCTGCTCATCACAAACGCGGCACGCGAGGGGGCGCGGTTCGCGGCGGTTTCATGCGTCCCCACGAATTCGGCCGGCCTGGGGACGACGTGCCCCACAGGCACCGATCCCACGTCGTTGATCGAGCAACAAGTCCAGCAGAGCGCGCAATTCCTCGCCGTACAAACGACGACGGCATGCACGTTCTCGGGCAACACCATCTCGGTGCCCTCGGGTAACACGTCGTGTGTGGCTGTCACGTATACAGCGGACAGCGGCGGGAACGGGGACGGCGTCGTCACTGTGCGCGTGGCCTACCAGGTCCAGACGCTGATGCCGATCACGGGAACCATTCCGTTTCTTGGGACCGTCAACTATCCCGGTTCGCTGCTGGTCACGGCGACGTCGTCGATGAGGTTGGAGCAGTAG
- a CDS encoding S53 family peptidase: protein MRRVVLALLAISLMIPIGARAQTLEGLRDRPARPPIHVRGSATGAPTGYSPSQIRGIYGFSSLPATTNGAGQVIAIIDAYDDPTIAGDLQTFISKFGLPAMKTSNCQVGTGSNPPCFQKVYAQGKPRTNGNWALEVSLDVEWAHAIAPGADILLVEAQSNSLSNLLSAVTAATSNAAVRVVSMSWGAGEFSSETAYDSYFSAQNMMFVASSGDSGSPTWPAASPNVAGVGGTMFTNAACSASECVWNDAYLGYSYSSGGGASPYEGEPGYQSSWQTRGSRGIPDVAYYADITPGYSVYDSTAYNGQKGWFAVGGTSAGSPQWAALFALVDQLRGCGTANGSCLPGGSQSPYPLYLVGYAGSNYNDIKTGCNGNNVCAGSAYDFVTGIGSPQAQNLVPNLSASSVP from the coding sequence ATGAGGCGCGTCGTACTGGCTCTGCTCGCCATTTCCTTGATGATACCGATTGGTGCGCGGGCCCAAACGCTCGAGGGACTCCGAGATCGTCCGGCACGTCCGCCCATCCACGTGCGCGGCTCCGCCACGGGCGCGCCGACCGGCTATTCGCCGTCACAAATTCGAGGCATTTACGGGTTTTCGTCGCTGCCCGCGACAACCAACGGCGCCGGCCAAGTGATCGCGATCATTGACGCGTACGATGATCCGACGATCGCAGGCGACCTCCAGACGTTCATCAGCAAGTTTGGGCTCCCGGCGATGAAAACGAGCAATTGTCAGGTGGGCACAGGGTCGAATCCTCCCTGCTTTCAGAAAGTCTATGCGCAGGGCAAACCAAGAACGAACGGCAACTGGGCGCTCGAGGTTTCACTCGATGTCGAGTGGGCGCACGCGATCGCGCCGGGAGCCGACATCCTGCTGGTGGAAGCGCAGAGCAACAGCCTCTCGAACCTCTTGAGCGCGGTCACGGCCGCCACGAGCAACGCGGCGGTCCGCGTCGTCTCGATGAGCTGGGGGGCAGGCGAGTTCTCATCGGAGACGGCCTATGATTCCTATTTCAGCGCCCAGAACATGATGTTCGTCGCATCTTCCGGCGATTCCGGATCTCCGACCTGGCCCGCCGCCTCGCCGAATGTCGCGGGGGTGGGCGGTACCATGTTCACGAATGCAGCCTGTTCCGCGTCCGAATGTGTATGGAACGACGCGTACCTAGGCTACAGCTATTCCTCGGGCGGCGGGGCGAGCCCGTATGAGGGTGAACCCGGCTATCAGTCGAGCTGGCAAACCCGAGGCTCTCGAGGCATCCCGGACGTTGCGTACTACGCCGACATCACTCCGGGGTACTCTGTGTATGATTCGACGGCATATAACGGCCAGAAGGGTTGGTTTGCCGTCGGGGGGACCAGCGCCGGATCGCCCCAGTGGGCCGCACTATTCGCCCTCGTAGACCAGTTGCGTGGCTGCGGCACGGCAAACGGCAGCTGCCTGCCGGGCGGGTCCCAATCGCCCTACCCTCTCTACCTTGTAGGATACGCCGGCAGCAATTACAACGACATTAAGACAGGTTGCAACGGCAATAACGTGTGCGCCGGATCCGCATATGATTTCGTAACCGGCATCGGGAGCCCCCAGGCCCAAAACTTGGTGCCGAACTTGAGCGCGTCGTCGGTGCCGTAA
- a CDS encoding DUF1385 domain-containing protein, producing the protein MVLLGRRLRRSYVSPCGQERRVGHNATRQPRLTDPASLTLGGQAVIEGVMVRSPRFVAVAIRAPQGHCEVATRQVSSPLLTCKWLRAPFVRGAVALIDGLLIGTWALMRSAGAAHADHTAPSAGKIRLILVRSLTISIALFFLLPTILVRVLAGSAASPLGENLLEGAIRIALVLAFLALVGRIPAIQRVLQYHGAEHKAIHAYEAGLQLDVDSARRMSRFHPRCGTSFLLVVLLVAVAMFAALGHPSLLVRLAERILLLPVVAAASFELLRLALRFRTLGVVTALGLWLQHLTTQDPDDRQLEVALTALKTVLATEQD; encoded by the coding sequence GTGGTGCTTCTGGGTCGGCGGCTTCGAAGAAGTTATGTTTCGCCTTGCGGTCAAGAAAGACGAGTAGGTCACAACGCCACGCGCCAGCCCAGATTGACTGATCCCGCGTCTCTCACGCTGGGAGGGCAGGCGGTCATCGAAGGCGTGATGGTGCGCTCCCCTCGGTTCGTCGCGGTCGCGATCCGTGCGCCACAGGGGCACTGCGAAGTGGCAACACGGCAGGTCTCATCGCCGCTCCTGACCTGCAAATGGCTGAGGGCGCCCTTCGTGCGGGGGGCGGTTGCGCTCATCGACGGCTTGCTGATCGGAACGTGGGCGTTGATGAGGTCGGCCGGGGCGGCGCATGCGGATCACACCGCGCCGTCCGCGGGGAAGATCCGCCTGATTCTCGTGCGCAGCCTCACGATCTCCATTGCGCTGTTTTTTCTCCTCCCGACGATTCTCGTGCGCGTCCTCGCCGGGTCGGCGGCATCGCCCCTGGGTGAGAATTTGTTGGAGGGCGCCATCCGCATTGCTCTTGTGCTCGCATTCCTCGCGCTCGTCGGACGCATTCCGGCCATTCAGCGTGTCCTCCAATATCATGGCGCCGAACATAAGGCCATCCACGCGTACGAAGCCGGTCTGCAGCTCGACGTCGATTCGGCCAGGCGAATGAGCCGGTTCCACCCGCGTTGCGGCACAAGCTTTTTGCTCGTTGTACTGTTGGTGGCAGTCGCGATGTTTGCGGCGCTCGGACACCCCTCACTCTTGGTCCGGCTCGCCGAACGCATCCTGCTGCTCCCGGTCGTTGCCGCCGCGAGTTTCGAACTCCTGCGATTGGCGCTGCGGTTCCGAACCCTCGGTGTGGTCACCGCCCTCGGATTGTGGCTGCAGCACCTGACCACGCAAGACCCCGATGATCGGCAACTCGAGGTCGCGCTGACGGCCCTGAAGACGGTGCTCGCGACCGAACAGGACTGA